The Euphorbia lathyris chromosome 3, ddEupLath1.1, whole genome shotgun sequence genome contains a region encoding:
- the LOC136222721 gene encoding eukaryotic translation initiation factor 2 subunit beta-like, producing MSDENSNNGKNEVTELAPFDPTRKKKKKKTSVILECTDDSVDTITEKTESLSVSEGVASTFIGLKKKKKPMKTSILDEESVEASENLDDHVGDDEGEVLELQQHYPWEASDSDYIYEEIDIDNSKVSSSGYGGNAI from the exons ATGTCAGACGAAAATTCTAATAATGGGAAGAACGAGGTGACAGAA CTTGCCCCTTTTGATCCCAccagaaagaagaagaagaagaagactagtGTCATACTGGAATGCACAGATGATTCTGTAGATACAATTACTGAGAAGACTGAATCCTTATCAG TCTCTGAAGGAGTTGCTAGTACATTCATTGgtttgaaaaagaagaagaagccaatGA AAACCAGTATTTTGGATGAAGAAAGTGTGGAAGCAAGCGAAAATTTGGATG ATCATGTAGGAGATGATGAAGGAGAAGTACTTGAGCTGCAGCAGCATTATCCATGGGAAGCGAGTGACAGTGATTATATATATGAGGAG ATTGACATCGACAATTCTAAAGTTTCTAGTTCCGGTTATGGTGGAAATGCCATATGA